The Chryseobacterium indicum genome includes a window with the following:
- a CDS encoding dihydrolipoamide acetyltransferase family protein, translating into MAEYKLLLPSMGEGVMEATIISWLFNEGDSVKEDDSVVEIATDKVDSDVPTPVSGKIVKILKQKDEVAKVGEAIAILEIEGEGGNPVSEEVKTETPTAAPDAETLKTIEEPLKAAASTEFSGDLYLSPLVKSIAQQENISETELKTIKGSGLEGRITKEDILAYVKNRGNQQVQQAAPVQTASVPQPVATSAPAATITAAAGDEIIPMDRMRKIIAENMVKAKQIAPHVTSFIETDVTNVVKWRNKNKSLFEKREGEKLTFMPIFVKAVVKAIQDFPMINVSISGENIIKKKNINIGMATALPDGNLIVPVIKNADQLSLSGLAKAINDLAYRARNKKLRPEDTQGATYTISNVGSFGNLMGTPIIPQPQVAILAIGAIVKKPAVLETPDGDVIAIRNLMFMSHSYDHRVVDGSLGGMMLKHVHDYLENWDLNTEI; encoded by the coding sequence ATGGCAGAATACAAATTATTGCTTCCGTCCATGGGAGAAGGTGTTATGGAAGCGACAATTATCTCCTGGTTGTTCAACGAAGGTGATAGCGTAAAAGAGGATGATTCCGTAGTAGAAATTGCAACAGATAAGGTAGATTCAGACGTTCCGACACCCGTTTCGGGGAAAATCGTAAAGATTTTGAAACAAAAAGACGAAGTTGCAAAAGTAGGTGAAGCCATTGCTATTTTAGAAATTGAAGGAGAAGGCGGAAACCCAGTTTCTGAAGAAGTAAAAACGGAAACTCCGACTGCTGCTCCGGACGCAGAAACCTTAAAAACCATTGAAGAACCTTTAAAAGCAGCTGCTTCAACAGAGTTTTCGGGAGATCTTTATCTTTCGCCGCTTGTAAAATCTATTGCTCAGCAGGAAAATATTTCTGAAACCGAACTGAAAACCATCAAAGGAAGCGGTCTGGAAGGAAGAATTACCAAAGAAGATATTTTAGCATACGTTAAAAACAGAGGAAACCAGCAAGTTCAGCAGGCAGCTCCAGTACAAACTGCATCTGTTCCACAACCGGTTGCAACTTCAGCTCCGGCTGCTACGATTACGGCTGCTGCAGGTGATGAGATCATTCCAATGGATAGAATGAGAAAAATCATCGCTGAAAACATGGTAAAAGCGAAGCAGATTGCTCCGCACGTAACTTCTTTCATCGAAACAGACGTTACGAACGTTGTAAAATGGAGAAATAAAAACAAATCTCTTTTTGAAAAACGTGAAGGTGAAAAACTGACGTTCATGCCGATTTTCGTGAAAGCAGTTGTAAAAGCGATTCAGGATTTCCCTATGATTAACGTATCAATCAGCGGAGAGAACATCATCAAAAAGAAAAACATCAACATCGGTATGGCAACAGCTTTACCGGATGGAAATCTTATCGTTCCTGTTATTAAAAATGCAGATCAGTTATCACTTTCAGGATTGGCAAAAGCGATCAACGATTTGGCGTACAGAGCAAGAAACAAAAAATTAAGACCTGAAGATACTCAGGGCGCAACATATACTATTTCTAACGTAGGAAGTTTTGGAAACTTAATGGGAACTCCGATTATTCCTCAGCCTCAGGTTGCAATCTTGGCAATCGGAGCCATCGTTAAGAAACCTGCCGTTCTTGAAACTCCGGACGGAGATGTAATCGCGATCAGAAACTTAATGTTCATGTCTCACTCATACGACCACAGAGTTGTAGATGGTTCTTTAGGTGGAATGATGCTGAAACATGTTCATGATTACCTTGAAAACTGGGATCTGAACACGGAAATATAA
- a CDS encoding SAM hydrolase/SAM-dependent halogenase family protein, producing MSIITLTSDFGNLDYRVAAVKGSILSLNQKVNIVDISHEIQAFNLIQTSYIVRNAYKHFPKGTIHIVSVDSFHNRNRKNILYKSDGHYFLAADNGVLSLIFFDIKPEAIYEITLNNRFDDIVNFTSTDVFVPAAVHLANGGLPEVIGRKIDSAKQLLFPKPVYNESEKMIIGEVTYIDNFGNIISNINKDFFETIAKGYESFTIKFRNLALSRVFSSHTEVVLDWDRETEFHGQSAAIFNDSQLLELTIYKGSRKNGAKSLFGLNVGENIYIEFF from the coding sequence ATGTCAATTATAACCCTCACTTCAGATTTCGGAAATTTGGATTACAGAGTTGCCGCTGTAAAAGGGAGCATTCTTTCTCTGAATCAGAAGGTTAATATTGTTGATATTAGTCACGAAATACAGGCTTTTAACCTTATACAGACGTCTTACATCGTAAGAAATGCTTATAAACACTTTCCGAAAGGCACCATACATATTGTTTCCGTAGACAGTTTTCATAACAGAAATAGGAAAAATATTTTATATAAATCCGACGGTCATTACTTTCTGGCGGCGGATAACGGCGTTTTAAGTTTAATCTTTTTTGATATTAAACCTGAAGCCATTTACGAAATTACATTAAATAACCGTTTCGACGATATCGTTAATTTTACTTCTACGGATGTTTTTGTTCCTGCAGCCGTTCATCTGGCAAACGGAGGACTTCCCGAAGTAATCGGAAGAAAAATAGACTCTGCAAAGCAGCTTCTGTTTCCGAAACCTGTTTACAATGAATCTGAAAAAATGATTATTGGAGAAGTTACCTACATTGATAATTTCGGAAATATAATCTCAAATATTAATAAAGATTTTTTTGAAACCATCGCAAAAGGATACGAAAGTTTCACGATAAAATTCAGAAACTTAGCACTTTCAAGAGTCTTTTCGAGTCATACGGAAGTGGTTTTGGACTGGGATAGGGAAACAGAATTTCACGGGCAGTCTGCTGCAATCTTCAATGACAGTCAGCTTTTGGAGCTTACCATCTACAAAGGAAGCCGAAAAAACGGGGCAAAATCCCTGTTTGGACTTAATGTGGGCGAAAATATTTACATTGAATTTTTCTAA
- a CDS encoding PhoH family protein, with amino-acid sequence MFELTYDLEDIDAKIFYGVNNQFFNLIKSTFPTLKITGRDHYIFAMGNQEALDIFKKKLDDIVNFISKNNSIDLKDVENLLNIKDENEKQLVFDQDIIVKGVNGKIIKAKTTNLKKLVKETEKKDMVFAIGPAGTGKTYTSVALAAKALRDKTVKRIVLTRPAVEAGESLGFLPGDLKEKLDPYLQPLYDALRDMIPHEKLEGFIEKKVIEVAPLAFMRGRTLDDAFVILDEAQNTTHSQMKMFLTRMGMNAKFIITGDPSQVDLPPKQQSGLKEAMRILKDVKEIGFVHLTEEDVVRHPVVRKIILAYNDEEKRQRND; translated from the coding sequence ATGTTTGAATTGACATATGATCTTGAGGATATCGATGCGAAAATCTTCTACGGAGTAAACAACCAATTTTTCAACCTTATAAAATCTACTTTTCCCACTCTTAAAATTACCGGAAGAGATCACTATATATTTGCGATGGGCAATCAGGAAGCTTTGGATATTTTTAAGAAAAAGCTTGATGATATTGTCAATTTTATTTCAAAAAATAATTCTATAGACCTGAAAGATGTTGAAAATCTTCTGAATATTAAAGATGAAAACGAAAAACAGCTTGTTTTTGATCAGGATATCATTGTAAAAGGTGTAAATGGTAAAATCATCAAAGCGAAAACCACCAACCTTAAAAAATTAGTTAAAGAAACTGAGAAAAAAGATATGGTTTTTGCGATCGGACCTGCCGGAACGGGGAAAACGTATACGAGTGTGGCCTTGGCGGCAAAAGCTTTAAGGGATAAAACCGTTAAAAGAATTGTTTTAACAAGACCTGCCGTTGAAGCAGGGGAGAGCTTAGGATTTTTACCGGGTGATCTTAAGGAAAAGCTGGATCCATATTTACAGCCTTTGTACGATGCGTTACGCGACATGATTCCGCATGAAAAGCTGGAAGGCTTTATTGAAAAGAAAGTGATTGAAGTGGCTCCGTTAGCTTTTATGAGAGGGAGAACTCTGGATGATGCGTTTGTAATTCTGGATGAAGCCCAAAATACGACTCATTCCCAAATGAAAATGTTTTTAACCAGAATGGGGATGAATGCTAAATTTATCATCACCGGAGATCCGAGTCAGGTGGATTTACCTCCGAAACAGCAATCCGGATTAAAAGAAGCCATGAGAATTCTAAAAGATGTAAAAGAAATCGGTTTTGTTCATTTAACTGAAGAAGATGTTGTAAGGCATCCTGTTGTAAGAAAAATTATTCTTGCCTACAATGATGAGGAGAAAAGACAGCGAAACGATTAA
- a CDS encoding porin family protein: MKKLFLLTAVAVMGLSAKAQEFRFGPKAGFAMSTIKVDEKQDDLGKRNMDPKYTFYIGGMAEYKINDNFGFQAEVLYSPLGAKEKIDGVNAGVMFVGEQTKVTYGTLLFPVSAKYFITEGFSVAAGANFGVILSAKQKTVIGSDLISVDVTDGESSGEVDIKKQTKSLNIAPFVGVEYMLENGLFFDARYSLGVSNLSNDGSGGKVTNSFAQVGVGFKFGGN, from the coding sequence ATGAAGAAATTATTTCTTTTGACAGCAGTCGCTGTTATGGGATTGAGCGCAAAAGCTCAGGAATTCAGATTCGGACCTAAAGCTGGTTTTGCTATGTCAACAATTAAGGTTGATGAAAAGCAAGATGATCTTGGAAAAAGAAACATGGATCCTAAATATACTTTTTATATTGGAGGTATGGCAGAATACAAAATCAATGATAATTTTGGTTTTCAGGCTGAAGTACTATATTCACCTCTTGGAGCTAAAGAAAAAATTGATGGAGTAAACGCTGGAGTAATGTTTGTTGGTGAACAAACAAAAGTTACCTATGGAACTCTTTTATTTCCGGTATCTGCAAAATATTTCATTACAGAAGGTTTTTCTGTTGCAGCAGGAGCTAATTTTGGAGTTATTCTTTCGGCTAAGCAAAAAACTGTAATCGGTTCAGATCTTATCAGTGTAGATGTAACTGATGGCGAAAGTAGCGGCGAAGTAGACATCAAAAAACAAACTAAATCTTTAAATATTGCACCTTTTGTTGGTGTAGAATATATGCTGGAGAACGGATTGTTCTTTGATGCAAGATATAGCTTAGGTGTTTCTAACCTTTCTAATGATGGAAGCGGAGGTAAAGTAACCAACAGCTTTGCTCAAGTGGGTGTAGGATTTAAATTCGGAGGAAACTAA
- a CDS encoding outer membrane protein → MKKVLLAGAIALFGLSNAQIAKGTTYVSGTLNFAASEDNNTNIKTSDLTLVPTIGHFVGTNVAVGVGVGYASSVAKNEGAVTTTKNTLSAFVVEPFARKYWTLGEKFYIFGQLSVPMAFGNDKRETTFANATTTTEEKFNSFGVAVKPGLDYFLNKNWTIEATIGEFGYSNFKYKNAKSVDSYNFGLDLASVGIGVKYVFAK, encoded by the coding sequence ATGAAAAAGGTATTATTAGCAGGTGCTATTGCACTTTTCGGTTTATCTAATGCGCAAATCGCTAAGGGAACTACATATGTATCAGGAACTTTAAATTTTGCGGCTAGCGAAGATAACAATACAAACATCAAAACTAGTGATTTAACATTAGTTCCTACAATCGGACATTTCGTTGGAACAAACGTAGCAGTTGGAGTTGGTGTAGGTTATGCTTCAAGCGTAGCAAAAAACGAAGGTGCTGTTACTACAACTAAAAACACTCTTTCTGCATTTGTAGTAGAGCCTTTTGCAAGAAAATACTGGACTTTAGGTGAGAAATTTTACATCTTCGGTCAGCTTTCAGTACCAATGGCTTTCGGAAACGATAAGCGTGAGACTACTTTTGCAAACGCAACAACTACTACAGAAGAGAAATTCAATTCTTTCGGTGTTGCTGTGAAGCCAGGTTTAGATTATTTCTTAAACAAAAACTGGACTATTGAAGCTACAATCGGAGAATTCGGATACAGCAACTTCAAATACAAGAATGCTAAAAGTGTAGATAGCTACAACTTCGGTCTTGATTTGGCTTCTGTTGGAATCGGTGTAAAATATGTTTTTGCAAAATAA
- a CDS encoding outer membrane protein, which yields MKKLLLAGAIAFFGLSNAQMTKGDWVISGNTGIGFNNMETKTKVNGQTFDGTKVSTFAVTPSVGYFVIDKLAVGIDLGFTSVTTKDNGDKNTVSSFSVMPTATYYFANNSKVVPFLGAGIGYASSKTKETISGTSTDFTADGLAWKVKGGVTYMATQSLGINLGVSFDQFSNKETYFGTEFKNKVNTFGVNVGFSYFIKAKAQKSDK from the coding sequence ATGAAAAAACTATTATTAGCAGGTGCAATCGCATTTTTCGGATTATCTAACGCTCAGATGACTAAAGGAGACTGGGTAATCAGCGGAAATACAGGAATTGGTTTCAACAATATGGAAACTAAAACAAAGGTGAACGGACAGACTTTTGACGGGACTAAAGTAAGCACTTTCGCTGTTACTCCATCTGTAGGTTATTTTGTAATAGACAAATTAGCCGTAGGAATTGATTTAGGTTTCACAAGTGTTACAACAAAAGATAACGGTGACAAGAATACTGTTTCCAGCTTTTCTGTAATGCCAACTGCGACTTATTATTTTGCAAACAACAGCAAAGTGGTTCCTTTCTTGGGAGCGGGCATTGGTTATGCTTCGAGTAAAACAAAAGAAACTATTTCAGGAACTTCAACAGATTTTACTGCTGACGGTTTAGCGTGGAAAGTGAAAGGAGGAGTTACTTATATGGCAACTCAGTCTTTAGGGATTAACTTAGGGGTGTCTTTCGATCAGTTCTCAAACAAAGAAACTTATTTCGGAACTGAATTTAAGAACAAAGTAAATACTTTCGGTGTAAACGTAGGTTTCTCTTATTTCATCAAAGCTAAAGCTCAGAAATCTGATAAATAA
- a CDS encoding TM2 domain-containing protein, producing MEINQQGNNQPYKSEKKVTAGILALLLGAFGVHKFYLGYTKAGIIQILLSLLCLGGLIAFIEGIIYLTKSDEEFDRTYVQNQKEWF from the coding sequence ACAACCAACCTTACAAATCAGAAAAAAAAGTAACTGCTGGAATTTTAGCACTTTTACTTGGTGCATTCGGAGTGCATAAATTTTATTTAGGCTATACAAAAGCAGGAATTATTCAGATCTTACTGAGTTTATTATGCCTTGGAGGTTTAATTGCTTTTATTGAAGGAATTATTTACCTTACAAAATCTGATGAAGAATTTGACAGAACGTATGTTCAGAACCAGAAAGAATGGTTTTAA